One Streptomyces sp. L2 genomic window carries:
- a CDS encoding GNAT family N-acetyltransferase, which yields MPIREAVAGDWPRIWPFWHRIVAAAETYTWDPETPEDAARTLWTAPPKRVYVAEDPTGTVTGSAYLTPNYGGPASAIAGAGFMVDPDHAGRGIGRALAEHVLAEARAQGYRAMVFNAVVETNPAVGLWTSLGFTVLATVPEAFDHPRHGLVGLHIMYRALD from the coding sequence ATGCCGATCAGAGAAGCCGTGGCCGGCGACTGGCCACGGATCTGGCCGTTCTGGCACCGCATCGTCGCCGCCGCCGAGACCTACACGTGGGACCCCGAGACCCCGGAGGACGCGGCCCGGACGCTGTGGACGGCGCCGCCCAAGCGCGTCTACGTCGCCGAGGACCCCACCGGCACGGTGACGGGCTCGGCCTACCTCACCCCGAACTACGGCGGACCCGCCTCGGCCATCGCGGGCGCCGGCTTCATGGTCGACCCGGACCACGCCGGACGCGGCATCGGCCGCGCCCTCGCCGAGCACGTCCTGGCCGAGGCCCGGGCCCAGGGCTACCGGGCGATGGTCTTCAACGCGGTCGTCGAGACCAACCCGGCCGTCGGCCTGTGGACCTCCCTCGGCTTCACCGTCCTGGCGACCGTCCCGGAGGCGTTCGACCACCCCCGCCACGGCCTGGTCGGCCTGCACATCATGTACAGGGCGCTCGACTGA
- a CDS encoding SDR family NAD(P)-dependent oxidoreductase — protein sequence MTVTEDGAASIDASMDTTMEEVVYGPGIDPQRLAVCLSVLAELDTLDVDHPDAIQVRRATSHIYRTVKQRRRQERRAAKTAHDKAVTEATATGSAERIDDETEGILPSSKVEEGRIAGILQRPRSCYTCKSRYVEVDYFYHQLCPACAALNRAKRDAGADLTGKRALLTGGRAKIGMYIALRLLRDGAHTTITTRFPKDAIRRFKAMDDSADWLHRLEVVGIDLRDPAQAVALAEQVAEAGPLDILINNATQTVRRLPSAYAALVDGESAPLPAGELPAHHVIGAFNSGAVDGIAALPVGVAGGLEAQQVADLALVAGNASVARHLDGTAIDAGGLVPDVVDTNTWVQSIEQISPVELLETQLCNYTAPFILISKLRPAMAAAARRARSGRSYVVNVSAMEGVFSRGYKGAGHPNTNAAKAAMNMVTRTSAEEMFRTDGILMTSVDTGWITDERPHYEKLRLAEAGFHAPLDLVDGAARVYDPVVRGEAGEDLYGVFLKDYAPGKW from the coding sequence ATGACGGTGACAGAGGACGGGGCGGCATCCATCGATGCCTCCATGGATACCACCATGGAGGAAGTCGTCTACGGGCCCGGGATCGACCCGCAGCGTCTCGCCGTGTGCCTGAGCGTGCTCGCGGAACTCGACACGCTGGACGTCGACCACCCCGACGCGATCCAGGTGCGCCGTGCCACCTCGCACATCTACCGCACGGTCAAGCAGCGCCGCCGCCAGGAGCGCCGGGCCGCCAAGACCGCCCACGACAAGGCCGTCACCGAGGCCACCGCCACCGGCTCCGCGGAGCGCATCGACGACGAGACCGAGGGCATCCTGCCCTCCTCCAAGGTGGAGGAGGGCCGTATCGCCGGGATACTCCAGCGCCCCCGCTCCTGCTACACCTGCAAGAGCCGCTACGTCGAGGTCGACTACTTCTACCACCAGCTCTGCCCGGCGTGCGCCGCGCTGAACCGCGCCAAGCGGGACGCCGGGGCCGACCTGACCGGCAAGCGCGCCCTGCTCACCGGCGGCCGCGCCAAGATCGGCATGTACATCGCGCTCCGGCTGCTGCGCGACGGCGCCCACACCACCATCACCACCCGCTTCCCCAAGGACGCCATCCGCCGGTTCAAGGCGATGGACGACTCCGCGGACTGGCTGCACCGGCTGGAGGTCGTCGGCATCGACCTGCGCGACCCCGCGCAGGCCGTCGCCCTGGCCGAGCAGGTCGCCGAGGCCGGACCGCTCGACATCCTGATCAACAACGCGACGCAGACCGTCCGCCGGCTGCCCTCCGCGTACGCGGCCCTCGTCGACGGCGAGAGCGCCCCGCTGCCCGCCGGTGAACTCCCCGCCCACCACGTCATCGGCGCCTTCAACTCCGGCGCCGTCGACGGCATCGCCGCGCTGCCCGTCGGCGTCGCCGGCGGCCTGGAGGCGCAGCAGGTCGCCGACCTCGCGCTCGTCGCCGGCAACGCCAGCGTCGCCCGGCACCTGGACGGCACCGCCATCGACGCCGGCGGCCTCGTGCCCGACGTGGTCGACACCAACACCTGGGTGCAGTCCATCGAGCAGATCTCGCCGGTGGAACTGCTGGAGACCCAGCTGTGCAACTACACGGCGCCGTTCATCCTGATCAGCAAGCTGCGCCCGGCCATGGCCGCGGCCGCGCGCCGGGCCCGCAGCGGGCGCTCGTACGTCGTGAACGTCTCCGCCATGGAAGGCGTCTTCAGCCGCGGCTACAAGGGTGCCGGGCACCCGAACACCAACGCCGCCAAGGCCGCCATGAACATGGTCACCCGGACCAGCGCCGAGGAGATGTTCCGCACCGACGGCATCCTGATGACCTCCGTCGACACCGGCTGGATCACCGACGAGCGCCCGCACTACGAGAAGCTGCGCCTCGCCGAGGCCGGCTTCCACGCGCCCCTCGACCTGGTCGACGGCGCGGCCCGGGTCTACGACCCCGTCGTGCGCGGCGAGGCGGGCGAGGACCTGTACGGCGTCTTCCTGAAGGACTACGCGCCCGGCAAGTGGTGA
- a CDS encoding wax ester/triacylglycerol synthase family O-acyltransferase, translating to MTSDLLAPLDLAFWNMESDRYPMHLGALGVFAAHSPTAGAHAADLLAARAAAVPGLRMRIRDMWQPLAFGGAAREADPGFDPLNHVRLHAPAADFHAVAGRLMERPLERGRPPWEAHVVPGEDGVSFAVLFKFHHALADGLRALKLAAGVLDPVDLPERPPRPVEPPRGLLPDVRRLPGLLPGLVRDAVRDTVRDTLSDVGRALDIGTSLARSTLGMRPTSALTSAPSGTRRTAGVVLDIDDVHRVRKSVGGTVNDVLIAVVAGALRRWLDERGDGSAGVAPRALIPVSRRRPRTAQPQGNRLSGYLIPLPVGEADPLRRLDTVRTAMVRNKDAGSERGAGAVALLADHVPALGHRLGGPLVGQAARLWFDILVTSVPLPGVGLRLGGHELTAVYPLAPLPPGQALAVAISTYRGHVHYGLVADGRAVPDLERFAHAVSAEVETLLAVCGD from the coding sequence TTGACTTCCGACCTGCTCGCTCCTCTCGACCTGGCCTTCTGGAACATGGAGTCCGACCGGTACCCCATGCACCTCGGCGCGCTCGGCGTCTTCGCCGCCCACTCGCCCACCGCCGGCGCGCACGCCGCCGACCTGCTCGCCGCCCGCGCCGCCGCCGTCCCCGGCCTGCGCATGCGCATCCGGGACATGTGGCAGCCGCTCGCCTTCGGCGGCGCCGCCCGCGAGGCCGACCCCGGCTTCGACCCCCTGAACCACGTACGGCTGCACGCCCCCGCCGCCGACTTCCACGCGGTCGCCGGCCGGCTGATGGAGCGGCCCCTGGAGCGCGGCCGGCCGCCGTGGGAGGCCCACGTCGTGCCCGGCGAGGACGGGGTGTCCTTCGCTGTGCTGTTCAAGTTCCACCACGCCCTCGCCGACGGGCTGCGCGCGCTGAAACTGGCCGCCGGCGTGCTGGACCCCGTCGACCTGCCCGAACGCCCCCCACGGCCGGTGGAACCCCCGCGCGGACTGCTGCCCGACGTGCGCCGGCTGCCCGGGCTGCTGCCCGGCCTGGTCAGGGACGCCGTCCGGGACACGGTCAGGGACACGCTGTCCGACGTGGGCCGGGCCCTCGACATCGGCACCTCGCTCGCCCGGTCCACCCTCGGCATGCGGCCCACCTCCGCGCTGACCTCCGCGCCCAGCGGGACCCGCCGCACCGCGGGCGTCGTCCTCGACATCGACGACGTGCACCGGGTGCGCAAGAGCGTGGGCGGCACCGTCAACGACGTCCTCATCGCCGTCGTCGCCGGTGCGCTGCGCCGCTGGCTCGACGAGCGCGGCGACGGCAGCGCCGGGGTGGCGCCCCGCGCCCTCATCCCCGTCTCCCGGCGCCGGCCGCGCACCGCCCAGCCACAGGGCAACCGGCTCTCCGGGTACCTGATACCGCTGCCCGTCGGCGAGGCCGATCCGCTGCGCCGCCTCGACACCGTACGGACGGCGATGGTCCGCAACAAGGACGCGGGGTCCGAACGGGGCGCCGGGGCGGTGGCGCTGCTCGCGGACCACGTGCCGGCGCTCGGGCACCGGCTCGGCGGGCCGCTGGTCGGCCAGGCCGCCCGGCTGTGGTTCGACATCCTCGTCACCAGCGTGCCGCTGCCGGGGGTCGGGCTGCGGCTGGGCGGGCACGAGCTGACCGCGGTGTATCCGCTGGCGCCGCTGCCGCCGGGGCAGGCGCTGGCGGTCGCGATCTCCACGTATCGCGGGCACGTGCACTACGGGCTGGTCGCCGACGGTCGTGCCGTGCCGGACCTGGAGCGGTTCGCTCACGCGGTGTCGGCGGAGGTGGAGACGTTGCTCGCGGTGTGCGGCGACTGA
- a CDS encoding GH92 family glycosyl hydrolase — protein sequence MRGTRRTRLCLAGVMAASALITTPDARAAERTDGHLTDLVNPFIGSQNEGNTFPGATVPFGMVQLSPDTGHNTGYDYTQNRIRGFSLVHLSGVGCRIGGDLPVLPTTGDVTQTDYAQYAAGFSHADEEASPGYYRVGLDSGIRAELTATARTGVQRYTVPATAHANVLLNAAQALHRPVTSTVEILDDHTVRTAITGHGFCRDTAPYTVYTITRFDRPFTAYGTWDGTALTPGSRTGHGGAYVRFDTTRDRTVEATTALSYVDAGGAAANLRAEGGRPFDAVRLRARAAWERRLSTVRVSGGAPARRRTFYSSLYRSFLAPNVGSDADGRYLGWDRRIHRARGFTYYQNWSLWDTYRTQAQLLALLAPREARDMARSVVRIDEDGGWLPKWGYGPVETNVMSGDPVTPFLTTAYEMGLLKGFEEETYRALKKNADSVPPADYPGIGREANADYIARGFAPYIWNRPYAKMGDSDYHHGASVTLEYALADAMLAQMARGLGHDADAARYAARSRNYRNVFDPATGFFRPRDGSGAFTGSADPARSPGFHEGSAWQYQWLVPQDLPGMVALIGGEQAANDRLDTFFAYDRLLADPGSTAREVWVHGGAYDYYNAATYNPMNEPDLIAPYTYLSTGQPWKTTDVVHAALTLFTDGPTGITGNDDLGTMSAWNVLSSIGLFPVQPGYGTWGLSTPVFDRVDLTLDPRFWPGGRLTVTAPGTSAADRYIQAVRADGRPEPRTYVTTARLRSLRTLAFTVGPHPSEWGTSPGAAPPVLK from the coding sequence CGGCGCACGCGCCTGTGCCTGGCCGGGGTGATGGCGGCGTCCGCGCTGATCACCACCCCCGACGCACGGGCCGCCGAGCGGACCGACGGCCACCTCACCGATCTGGTGAACCCCTTCATCGGGAGCCAGAACGAGGGCAACACCTTCCCCGGTGCCACCGTGCCGTTCGGCATGGTGCAGCTCTCCCCGGACACCGGGCACAACACCGGCTACGACTACACGCAGAACCGTATCCGCGGCTTCTCCCTCGTCCACCTCTCCGGCGTCGGCTGCCGGATCGGCGGCGACCTGCCCGTGCTGCCCACCACGGGAGACGTCACACAGACGGACTACGCCCAGTACGCCGCGGGCTTCTCCCACGCCGACGAGGAGGCGAGCCCCGGCTACTACCGCGTCGGCCTCGACTCCGGCATCCGCGCCGAACTGACCGCGACCGCCCGGACCGGCGTGCAGCGGTACACCGTCCCGGCCACCGCCCACGCCAACGTGCTGCTGAACGCGGCACAGGCGCTGCACCGGCCGGTCACCAGCACGGTCGAGATCCTCGACGACCACACCGTGCGCACCGCGATCACCGGCCACGGCTTCTGCCGCGACACCGCCCCGTACACCGTCTACACGATCACCCGTTTCGACCGGCCCTTCACCGCCTACGGCACCTGGGACGGCACGGCGCTCACGCCCGGCTCCCGCACCGGCCACGGGGGCGCTTACGTCCGCTTCGACACGACCCGGGACCGCACGGTCGAGGCGACCACCGCCCTGTCGTACGTCGACGCGGGCGGCGCCGCGGCCAACCTGCGCGCCGAGGGCGGCCGGCCCTTCGACGCCGTACGGCTGCGTGCGCGCGCGGCGTGGGAACGGCGGCTGTCCACCGTCCGGGTGAGCGGCGGCGCCCCCGCCCGGCGCCGGACCTTCTACTCGTCCCTGTACCGCTCGTTCCTCGCGCCCAACGTCGGCAGCGACGCCGACGGCCGCTACCTGGGCTGGGACCGCCGTATCCACCGCGCCCGCGGCTTCACCTACTACCAGAACTGGTCCCTGTGGGACACCTACCGCACCCAGGCCCAGCTGCTCGCCCTGCTCGCGCCCCGCGAGGCCCGCGACATGGCGCGCTCGGTGGTGCGGATCGACGAGGACGGCGGCTGGCTGCCCAAGTGGGGCTACGGCCCGGTCGAGACGAACGTGATGAGCGGCGACCCGGTCACCCCGTTCCTGACGACCGCGTACGAGATGGGCCTGCTCAAGGGGTTCGAGGAGGAGACGTACCGGGCGCTGAAGAAGAACGCCGACTCGGTGCCGCCCGCCGACTACCCCGGCATCGGCCGCGAGGCGAACGCCGACTACATCGCGCGCGGCTTCGCGCCGTACATCTGGAACCGCCCCTACGCCAAGATGGGCGACTCCGACTACCACCACGGCGCCTCCGTCACCCTGGAGTACGCGCTCGCCGACGCCATGCTCGCGCAGATGGCCCGCGGTCTCGGGCATGACGCCGACGCCGCCCGCTACGCCGCCCGGTCGCGGAACTACCGGAACGTCTTCGACCCCGCGACCGGCTTCTTCCGCCCCCGCGACGGTTCCGGCGCCTTCACCGGCTCCGCCGACCCGGCCCGCAGCCCGGGCTTCCACGAGGGCAGCGCCTGGCAGTACCAGTGGCTGGTGCCGCAGGACCTGCCCGGCATGGTCGCCCTGATCGGCGGCGAGCAGGCGGCCAACGACCGCCTGGACACCTTCTTCGCCTACGACCGGCTGCTCGCCGACCCCGGGAGCACGGCCCGCGAGGTGTGGGTGCACGGCGGCGCCTACGACTACTACAACGCCGCCACCTACAACCCGATGAACGAGCCCGACCTCATCGCGCCGTACACCTACCTGTCCACTGGCCAGCCCTGGAAGACCACCGACGTCGTCCACGCGGCCCTGACCCTCTTCACCGACGGCCCCACCGGGATCACCGGCAACGACGACCTCGGCACCATGTCCGCCTGGAACGTGCTGTCGTCCATCGGCCTCTTCCCCGTCCAGCCCGGCTACGGCACCTGGGGCCTGTCCACGCCCGTCTTCGACCGGGTCGACCTGACCCTCGACCCACGCTTCTGGCCCGGCGGCCGGCTGACGGTCACCGCGCCCGGCACCTCGGCCGCCGACCGCTACATCCAGGCCGTCCGCGCCGACGGCAGACCCGAACCGCGGACCTATGTGACGACGGCCCGGCTGCGCTCCCTGCGCACGCTCGCGTTCACGGTCGGCCCGCACCCGTCTGAGTGGGGTACGTCACCCGGGGCGGCGCCACCCGTCCTGAAGTGA